Genomic DNA from Hordeum vulgare subsp. vulgare chromosome 2H, MorexV3_pseudomolecules_assembly, whole genome shotgun sequence:
AAACGATTCTGGCAATTATTGTCTATAACAATAATGGAAAATGGCAAATCTTTTATTTAGTCGAAGATAGCGGTACATCACGAGCATTCTGGCATTAACGAACTCATCACAAACATGTGGCGTTTACAATAACACAtcaagcacacacacacaacgAAATCCTTACGCACACAGGTAACAGTGCGTGCGTGCATGTACGTACGTAGAACCTGGAGAAGTGGTAGTACGTAGCTTCCCCGCAATCCAAATCCAGTCACACATAAAGCCAGAACAGCAGACGATTACGTAATTAAAGCACACAATTAAGTACGCGGTGGTACTTCAAATTAAATAGCCGATCATACGTgcgttgcatgcatgcatgcatgcatgcatgaggtgCAGTGTCCGGTCTCAGTTGGGGCACTGGAAGCCGGAGGGGACGTTCCTGCCGCAGTTGTTGAGGACGAGGCTGAGGGCGATGGGCAAGCGGAGGTTGATGCCCAGAAGGTTGAGGTTCAGCGTCGTGCACAGGCACAGCGCCGCCTCCAGGTCCGCCAGCCCCTGGATCAGCGTGCAGCACGGCTGCACCGGCGGGCTCCCCAGAGTCAGGTTCAGCAGCCCGCCGAGCACGTTCGCGCACACCCCCAGCTTCAGCGCATCCAGCGGGCACTGGGTGCTGTTTCCACCACCACCGTTCCCGCCGCCACCATTCCCACCGCCACCATTCCCACCGCCACCGTTACCGCCACCACCATTCCCACCGCCATCATTCCCACCGCCACCGTTCCCGCCACAGTTTCCGCCTCCCGGACAGTTTCCGCCTCCACCATTGCCACCACCACCGTTTCCGCCTCCAACATTCCCACCACCACCGTTTCCGCCCCCACCACAGTTCCCGCCACCACAATTGCCGCCCCCACCGTTTCCGCCCCCACCACAGTTCCCGCCATTACAATTGCCGCCTCCCCCGCCCCCGCtgccccctcctcccccgccgcTGCCCCCGCTAGGTGGGCAGGGACCAGTGGCGTTGGCGAAGGTGAAGAAGAGAAGGTTCAGGGCCAGGAGCATGGCTATCACTTGCACTTTCTTCGCCATGTCTGCCTAGCTAGCTACGCCAATCAACGTGTACAAAGTACACTTCCAGGCGCGCGGTTGCTGTAGTGCTTCTGTTGTGTGTGGGTGTGGCAATACAAGGGGAGCCTGGGTGGTATTTATAGGGAAGGGAAGAGTATCTTGATTCACTTCTCCTGTACTGCATGCATCTGAACTCTGAGGAGCTAGCTGCGCAGGGGTACGTGCAAGATGATCATGCCAGGGGAATTGTGTGGACTGGGGTACTGGGTGAGCTGGTGGAGGAAGGATACAAATCAAGGTATCATACAAAGCTGCCAACGGAGATGCCGGATTTCTCGGATGCGTGAGTCTCTAGCGTGCGTACGGGTGTATCCCTCTGAAGAGTGTAGTATCGTTCTCGGTTAGCTCAAGTCGCTGTCAAGCCTCCGACTTTCCAGTTAATTTGGTGCACAACAGTGCAGTACTTACTTTGCTAGCTGGCTAGTAGAAGATGGAATTTAGCTCGTGTCGATTTCGATGATTCGCGATGCCCGATCATAGATATCACTTTTGTCCAGTACCCTAGCTAGCTATATTGCTATACATCCCGTGACATGTACGTGCCGCGCGCATTCAATGGTGCATGGCCGATCTAGCTTTTGCACTCCGCGCGTCCCGTCGCCCAAATGAATCGACCAGCTTGCGCTAAGATAACGAATTCCGAATGTGCAGTCAAGATCAAATTCTCTCTGGCCATCAGAACTGATTTGTGAACATCACGGGGCATGTGCACAGTAAAACATGATTACCAGGTGATGACCTGCGCATTGCTGTGAGAATTGAGTTAAAAATGTATAACTATGTTCTTAACAATAACTTAAAATGATAGTACAGTAAAACAAATGTAAGAGTGTTCTCATTTTACATTATTAAAACAACAAACCTACGAAATACGTGATAAATGTATAAATAGTGTTTTCTAATTAAACTAAGCCGCCATCTTTGTACCAAATGTGAACCATGCATTACATATTTTGCTCCAACCGTCAAACACATATACCATTCATGAACACACAAATTTTTTTTTTTAACTTGTGATTAGCATACAtgattgatggggtcatagtcttaGGGTAGAGTCATAGgtctgccatacaggtcctatccaaggactaccccacacaaagaacagggccctaagtctgtcccgactgtattaaggagtccccaccatccagtcggtaacaggtcctcaatcatccagtcggagactagcattcggagaataccaagctaaccgactggacacACTCGGTACACCGAAACCTCTCTGGAGagaaactgtcgtacgtttccgggtgcatttattagcatttagagcatacgttacctgtaacgtacgcattcaatccccactactccaccctcgtaccggaaccgttgtggagggcagcgcactctatataagccgccctcccccgctggtagaagggttagtaaatcattgtattccatattacactcgacaacaagctccgagagctctgagacgtagggttgttacctccaccgtagaggggtctgaactcatacaaccttgccgtagctaggactctgcccatctcattcgtaccctacacaactactgtcaggcttatacccacgacagttggcgcccaccgtggggcaggcgtctaagcgacttccggcgagtttgtgactacttcttttcgtcatgtcgtccggtggagattcaagCATGGGTCactagatcttcttcggcgctctctccttcatcgtcgacgactcggcgtggcttcgggatgcgcccctccacatcgaggcgcttccccgtcgcggggctacgcacttccgtgccgacgctcgcggcgtccttcttcttcaacagtcgactccggtgtcgacctgcaccgctgccgcgcgccgcagcaagcggtcccgccgtccgcggctccagcgttgggtgcaacacgcccaggcgcgccagaacgcatcttcgcaagtggcggttcttgagtccgttgtggttgccccgtcggcccagcactcggactcagttccgactgagtttccttccgagtatgcgggtcacgggcccgcagcagaagtacacatggccaactcccatgaagatccccgtcaggctggccggaatgagcacgagatcggcgaagcgtccggcgcacgtcgtccacctcgccgttccgctagtcggcacactcggcggagcaacgtggagctgttccgcacacccctcctcaacttggctgcagctgccaagatagccgattccctccagccgactgattcagaggctggtagaaatTCGGCAGTCTctcagtcgcacaaccggatctataatagttccgtccacgcaaacacgcatcggtcggttcacagccctggatcccatcagcgccacaggggaggcagccgttccatgattcatgaagatcgccgccgctcacgcacccctccgcagggtgggccctatgggtcccgacatcatgatgatcggcgttcagtcggcgacacttacgacccaagacccgacgcaagaggacgtatagcccagcgaagagtcgacaggggtcgagcccaccgtgatggtcacgatatggaccgtccgagtggaagcagggccatcgtgtccggccccgagtgttttagtcgagccatccgctcggctgacatcccgcccaacttttgattggcagcgggaatcagtaagtttacacgAGAGTCTAAGccggaaacgtggctggatgactaccgagtggcagtccagatcggaggaggggacgaccatgtctctatgaagcacctccctctgatgctcgacggctcggcgcgagcgtggctgaaccagttggccccctcgagcatttacagttgggcggatctggcccgagtgttcattaggatattcgaagggacgtgcaaacgccgtgcaggccttgtggagctcgagcactgtgtccagaagccgaatgagcccctgcgcgacttcatccagcgttggacaactctctaccacacggtggagaacatcaccgagcatcaagcagtctgcgccttcaaggcaggtgtacgatacagagagttgtacctaaagttcggtcgaacaggtgacatctccatgagtaagatgatggagatagcggctcgctatgcaaacggcgaagaagaggaccgcatccggagcggcaagcacaagacagtcggcgatgttgacggaggtaacactcggaagcagaaacagaaagctccgcccacaccgcaagcagaagctgcagccgtgaccaatgccaagttcaagggaaaagggaaggcgcagtttacccccaagaagaagccgttcaacaatcccatcctggaccagccttgttcggttcacacgaagatggacgaagaaggcaaccccatatacgcgaagcataccactcgacagtgtcgtctcctgatccaggggttcagcgagggacaaccgagtgagaaggatcctgaacaggatgaggaggataaggaggatccgttcccccaagtccatgcaaccctgatgatctttgctgacgtcgagagcaagagccgactgaagctggtgaacagagaggtgaacatggccaccccttccaaccccaagttcctcaaatggtcccagactgctatcaccttcgaccagtcggatcacccggcacatgtacccaccccgggaagacaggccctggtcgtcgactcggtggtagaaggagtccgactgcgcaaagtcctcatggatggcaacagcggcttgaacatcatgtacgccgacaccctcaaggggataggcatcccgatgtccagactcagtgagagcagcatgcagttccacggagtcgttcctggacggaaggccaaatcactcggccagatcgcgttggacgtcattttcggctctgacaagaacttccgcaaggagaagctgacgttcgaagtggttgacttccagagcgcttatcacgcaattctgggtccccagcgtatgcgcacttcatggcccgtccatgttacgtatacctgaagctgaagatgccaggcccgaagggcgtgatcaccgtcacaggcaatcggcagcgggctgaagagtgtctgcagcagggatcaagagtcgccgaccagcagatggccgtcctcgagctggacgagtacaagaaaacagtcaacctcgccgacctgatgcgctcgaaaaagccggcttcagagtctgcatttcagtcggcgggagagacgaagaaggtcagcatccacccgacggacgccactgctgccccgacgaacatctccaccaccctcgatcctaagtaggaagccgagctcacccaattcctccgtgagaactgggacatcttcgcatggaaaccctctgacatgccaggtgtacccagggagttggctgagcaccgattgcacgtggattccacggctcggccagtccgagaacgcctgcgccggtccgccgcacacaagaggaaggcaatcggggaggaggtggccaagctgctggcagccaacttcattcgcgaggttcaccactccgagtggctcgccaatgttgtcatagtgcccaagaaggacaagtcgctccgaatgtgcatcgacttcaagtatctcaataaggtctgcccgaaagaccatttttcgctcccccgcatagatcaaattgtcgattcgactgcgggttgtgagcgtctgtcatttctcgatgcctactcaggctatcatcagatccgtctgtatggtcccgatgagttaaaaacggccttcatcaccccattcgggtgcttctgctacatcactatgcctttcggtctgaagaatgcaggagctacctttatgcgcatgatccaaaaatgtctcctcgaccagattggtcgcaatgtggaggcatatatggatgatatcgtagtcaaggcacgcaaaggttccgacctgccgactgacttggcagaaacattcgccaaccttcgtaggtacgatatcaagctcaacccagccaaatgttcattcggtgttcccagcggaaagttactcggtttcttcgtttccgaacgagggatcgatgtcaaccccgaaaagatcgggaccaccgtccgaatggagaggccggtcagaatacacgatgttcaacggctcacaggttgcctagcggctttgagcaggttcatcagtcgactcggtgaaaaagcgctccctctgtaccgactcatgaagaaatcagataccttcgagtggacagacgaagcccaagtcgcattcgacgacctcaaagtcctactttccacccagccagttcttactgctccgctcagtaaagagcccgttcttctatatatcgcggctacaaatcaagtcgtcagtactgttcttacagtcgagcgagaagaagaaggcaaagcatacaaagttcagcggccagtgtactacgtctccgaagtcctgactccttccaagcagaggtatccccattgtcaaaaacttatctatgggatctatatgactgcgaagaaggtggctcattatttccaagaccactcggtatttgTCGTTTcttatgctccgttgtcggaaattctccacaatcgagacgcatcaggccgagtggagaagtgggcaatggagatgttgtactgtgacatcaagttcgaggccaagaaagctattaagtctcaagccctggctgactttatagcagaatgggtagaacaacagcaaccgacccacatctactcggctcattggacaatgttcttcgatgggtctaagatgttgaatggctctggcgctggtgttgtgatcatatcaccaaagggcgacaagctcaagtacgtgttgcagatacactttgattcctccaacaacgaggcagagtatgaagctctcctctacggattgcgcatggccatctcactcggcgtccgtcgcttgatggtctacggcgattcggatttggtggtcaatcaagtgatgaaagagtgggacgtcaggaaccccaccatgaccacatactgcaatgcagtgaggaagctggagaagaagtttgaaggtctagagctccaccatgttcatagactgaagaaccaagcagctgatgagttggcaaaactcggatccactcgaagaccagtcccgagtgatgtctgcctcgagcacctccaccttccctcagtcaaagaggatcccttcacagaggaaccggtacaacccaagagcacaacagatccgactgaagtcgatgtacctgctgtggttgatctggtcatggagattctggctgtcattcccgattggacggtgtcgatcattgcatatatcctgaggcaagaacttccagaagacgaagtccaagccaggcaaatagtccgcaggtcgaaggcattcactgtcattgatggccaattgtacaaggagagtgtttcaggcgttcttcaatgttgcatttccccagaggaagggcagttgatcctagaggatattcactcgggaacctgcggtcatcacgcttcttcgagagcaatcgtcgccaaggcgttcagagctggtttcttttggctacaggcaaacgagatggctaaagatatggtcgacagatgtgaaggctgtcagttctactccaacaagtcccacaagccaacatctgcattgaagacaatccctcttgtgtggccatttgcagtttggggattagatacagtcggaccattcaagacaggccaaggaggctacacacatctgttggtggcagtcgacaagttcacaaaatggatagaagccaagcccatcaagaaactcgacgcctcaacagctgtcaagtttgtcagagacatcatttccagattcggggtacctcacagcataatcacggacaacgggacaaacttcgactccgacagattcaaaggtttctgtgcgagtcagggtatccgagtggattttgcttctgtagcacatcctcaatccaatggacaagctgagcgggcgaatggacttattcttcaaggtttgaagccccgactcctgcgagaggtgggacacgctgctggcgcatgggtcaccgagttaccttcagtgctttggggcctccgcaccactccgaacagatcaacggggcgatcaccgttcttcctcgtttatggagcagaagcggtccttccgagtgacctgcttcataattccccacgagtcgaactcttctccgaagctgaagcagaacaagcaaggcaagatggagtagatcttctagaggaggaacgcgacatggcactaactcgctcaacaatttaccagcaagatctgcgatgtTTTCATGTGCGTCACGTcacgagtcgcacattccaagcaggcgacttagtgctccgagtggatcagcaaagaccccacaagttggcttcggcctgggaagggcctttcatctcgAAGGTgccgaacaacggagcatacagactctacaacattcagagggagacagacgagccgcacgcatggaatggagacctcctgaagcgcttctacacgtgaccgtcgactgaagcgatgtaaagaacaagtattgaggaAATAATATaacgcagattgagttttttttgcaggatcaaagttcttccgcggccgcagactccggtctcaaaaaaaaaacttagctgcgatccagaatcgcctaagtattaactttctccgagtgtgcacttaacgtcacactcgggggcttagctgcgatccagcatcgcctaagtattacctttctccgagtctgcacttaacgtcacactcgggggcttagctgcgatccagcattgcctaagtattacctttctccgagtgtgtacttaacgtcacactcgggagcttagctgcgatccagcatcgtctcagtattaactttcttcgagtgtgtacttaacgtcacactcgggggcttagctgcgatccagcatcgcctaagtattaactttctccgagtgtgcacttaacgtcacactcgggggcttagctgcgatccagcatcgcctaagtattaactttctccgagtgtgcacttaacgtcacaatcggggacttagatgcgatcctgaatcacctaagttctaacttcctccacgtgtgcactaaacgtcgcactcggagacttagctgcgatcctgaatcgcctaagttataacttcctccgagtgtgctctaaacgtcgcactcggagacttagctgtgatcaagaatcacctaagtactaactccctccgagtgtgcactaaacgtcacactcggagacttagctgcgatcctgaatcgcctaagttataacctcctccgagtgtgctctaaacgtcgcactcggggacttagctgtgatcaagaatcacctaagtactaactccctccgagtgtgcactaaacgtcgcactcggggacttagctgcgaccctgaatcgcctaagttctaacttactccgagtgtgcactaaacgtcgcactcggggacttagctgcgaccctgaatcgcctaagttctaacttgctccgagtgtgctctaaacgtcacactcggggacttagctgcgaccctgaatcgcctaagttctaactttctccgagtgtgctctaaacgtcacactcggggacttagctgcgaccctgaatcgcctaagttctaacttcctccgagtgtgcactacacatcgcactcgaggacttagctgtgatcaagaatcacctaagtactgacttcctccgagtgtgcactaaacgtcgcactcggggacttagctgtgatcaagaatcacctaagtactaatcttctccgagtatgcactaaacatcgcactcgaaacaacattcaaacacaagagtaaacgctttcattcggattcaaaaattctcgaaaagatagctaactcggtgcggatcaagcttacccgcaccgatttaaaagtgtgacggccaacagaagtggccaaattaCCTtatagataaacactcggcataccgaggataaagtttcttacgcgtcagctgggccggcgccaggactggagggctccacgaaagtgtccaagtcgattccgtcggcgatgcgggtagcactctcaaggaacgtctccatgaagtcttcgaatcgaagcttcttcgtgttggcgaccttcagcgtcTTCAATTTTTCCTCACGCACATCTTTGCAATGGACTcgaaccaaggacagagcaacatctgcaccgcaacgagctacagatttcttccacgactgcactctgttgggaatctcctccaatcgggtcatcaggttctccatctcctgccgcgactcatcttctggccaaagctgcttgtcgattcggccgacgacttctctcagtcgaccgatgaaaggaccaactttgcccacgcggatgtgcgcacggagcagatcccgattggcgtcgtcgccgagtggaacgttctcaagaatcgaacgctccacgtcagccgcttcagcttcggcgtcaaagcaaaaatctgcgacaataggacaaacagacaatacgCGTCGAGTGTtacgcgcatagcacaaccactcggaaaaagaaggacttaccagccagacgcgtcatcatctgccgagcccagtcgctgacatatttctcttgtgctctgcatcgtttgttcagcacatccatctgactcatcagcgcagtcctctgtttccccatcttttccacttcctcagtcaacaccttgttcacttcacgcgcctgctccaatgacttctcccgttccgccagagcatccttcatcccggccattgcaagcatggccgcatcaagttcaccagcgaactgattcctctccgccttgagagtctcataggctgatcccattgcacaggttttctgccaacaagaaacaagggacaatcagaaagttcaacagttaacagtctaagttcttcagacccctgccgacgcaagcagtcgacagcggtctcggggactacacccagtgggttcactaagagtgaccccactggcatgcacctcaaataggcctgccctattgaaatgcatgttatcacctacgcctccgaggccaatactacccgacctgagtacaacttactctcggggactcttaccgtaagtgcactccgactgcaacaactactcgcacttggtaatcctatctacagacacaaccaaactcagggcaaagtgtataaagacaactgtcggtgcaagcactcgacagaagtctcggggactacacccactgggttcactcagagtgaacccactgcaaacaacagctgctatttaataacacccagtgggttacagggtaaaagtaaatacttactagaccacttactcggatatcatcgcgcagctccaagctccgctggtacaaggccgcaatggagtcataggccctcttggcttctccagtcatcagctccgcctgcaccatagcccccttggccgctcccacctgctcctccggtagacgctggatgctgaattcagcattcgacgaacctggaatcatcgtaggttcctgaggcatcccaacgtCCGCCtcagtcggctcctcctccaccagcactggttcagttgGTTGCGGCGCCtttgtcggcagcacgtcggcggcgagagcagcagcgggaggagcagcctcaagaacaggctccacagctgggtcggctctcccctggtcgccctcatccaggcggatcgcccctgacaggccgaacgACACGaggcctcagaaaaagaaagaagcacctggctgggacgcgatagtataaaacactcgacgttcctacaacgcacctggctgagacgagacgacgttgtccgtgtccatggggtcgtcttcctgacgtgccggagaggtggcagaagtagcgaccctatcgagtgagatccattcggccagtaaacagatGTTCACTTGGATATCAGAAAGAACTGAAAACtgagtacacttacgtggaggtgacggggacagcgaccctcattcgcggcagagccttccgaggtttaggcccactcgacttgggcgccttagaagattggcccgcgggctcagcggcggcatccctggtcctcttattGCTTCGAACACTCGAGACCActggagcagtaggcggag
This window encodes:
- the LOC123430677 gene encoding putative glycine-rich cell wall structural protein 1 encodes the protein MAKKVQVIAMLLALNLLFFTFANATGPCPPSGGSGGGGGGSGGGGGGNCNGGNCGGGGNGGGGNCGGGNCGGGGNGGGGNVGGGNGGGGNGGGGNCPGGGNCGGNGGGGNDGGGNGGGGNGGGGNGGGGNGGGGNGGGGNSTQCPLDALKLGVCANVLGGLLNLTLGSPPVQPCCTLIQGLADLEAALCLCTTLNLNLLGINLRLPIALSLVLNNCGRNVPSGFQCPN